A genomic window from Streptomyces sp. HUAS YS2 includes:
- a CDS encoding cytochrome P450, whose amino-acid sequence MTCPHLPEGFDATDPDLLQSRIPFPEFAQLRQTAPVWWCPQPRGVTGFDDEGYWAVTRHADVKYVSTHPELFSSTENTAVIRFNEHITRDQIEVQKLIMLNMDPPEHTRVRQIVQRGFTPRAIRTLETALRERARAIVAEAKRNAAADGSFDFVTRVAVELPLQAIAELIGVPQEDRARIFDWSNKMIAYDDPEYAITEEIGAEAAMELIGYSMNMAAARKECPAKDIVSQLVAAEGQGNLSSDEFGFFVLLLAVAGNETTRNAISHGMHAFLTHPDQWELFKRERPATAAEEIVRWATPVVSFQRTATQDTEIGGQKIKKGDRVGMFYSSANNDPEVFENPETFDITRDPNPHLGFGGGGPHFCLGKSLAIHEIELIFNALADELPDLTLAGEPRRLRAAWLNGIKELQVRA is encoded by the coding sequence ATGACGTGCCCCCATCTCCCCGAAGGGTTCGACGCCACCGACCCCGACCTGCTCCAGTCCCGCATACCCTTCCCGGAGTTCGCCCAGCTACGGCAGACCGCGCCCGTCTGGTGGTGCCCCCAGCCGCGCGGCGTCACCGGCTTCGACGACGAGGGGTACTGGGCCGTCACCCGGCACGCGGACGTCAAGTACGTCTCCACACACCCCGAGTTGTTCTCCTCCACCGAGAACACCGCGGTCATCCGCTTCAACGAGCACATCACCCGGGACCAGATCGAGGTCCAGAAGCTGATCATGCTCAACATGGACCCGCCGGAGCACACCCGGGTCCGCCAGATCGTCCAGCGCGGCTTCACCCCGCGGGCGATCCGCACCCTGGAGACGGCACTGCGCGAGCGCGCCCGCGCGATCGTCGCCGAGGCGAAGCGGAATGCCGCCGCGGACGGCTCCTTCGACTTCGTCACCCGGGTCGCCGTCGAACTCCCGCTCCAGGCCATCGCCGAACTGATCGGCGTACCACAGGAGGACCGGGCCCGGATCTTCGACTGGTCGAACAAGATGATCGCGTACGACGACCCCGAGTACGCGATCACCGAGGAGATCGGCGCCGAGGCCGCCATGGAGCTGATCGGCTACTCCATGAACATGGCCGCCGCCCGCAAGGAGTGCCCGGCGAAGGACATCGTCAGCCAGCTCGTCGCAGCCGAGGGCCAGGGCAACCTCTCCTCCGACGAGTTCGGCTTCTTCGTGCTGCTGCTCGCCGTCGCCGGCAACGAGACCACCCGCAACGCCATCAGCCACGGCATGCACGCCTTCCTCACCCACCCCGACCAGTGGGAACTCTTCAAGCGCGAGCGGCCGGCGACCGCCGCCGAGGAGATCGTCCGCTGGGCCACCCCCGTGGTCTCCTTCCAGCGCACGGCGACCCAGGACACCGAGATCGGCGGCCAGAAGATCAAGAAGGGCGACCGGGTGGGGATGTTCTACTCCTCCGCCAACAACGACCCCGAGGTCTTCGAGAACCCCGAGACCTTCGACATCACCCGCGACCCCAACCCGCACCTCGGATTCGGCGGCGGCGGCCCGCACTTCTGCCTCGGCAAGTCGCTCGCCATCCACGAGATCGAGCTGATCTTCAACGCACTCGCCGACGAACTGCCCGACCTGACCCTGGCGGGCGAACCGCGCCGGCTGCGGGCGGCCTGGCTCAACGGCATCAAGGAACTCCAGGTCCGCGCCTGA
- a CDS encoding steroid 3-ketoacyl-CoA thiolase, giving the protein MAAEPVIVEAVRTPIGKRGGALANLHPSYLLGETYRELLGRTAIQPDCVEQIVGGTVTHAGEQSMNPARNAWLAMGLPYETAATTVDCQCGSSQQASHMVANMIAAGVVDVGISCGVEAMSRVPLGSGSKHGPGKPFPDEWNVDLPNQFEAAERIARRRGLTRERVDSLGLLSQERAQIAWSEERFKRETFAVQVPTTEEEQAAGQGMWRLVDRDEGLRDTTMEGLARLKPVMPTAVHTAGNSSQISDGAAAIMWASKRMARALKLKPRARIVAQALVGSDPHFHLDGPIDATRAVLGKAGMSLKDIDLVEINEAFASVVLSWAQEFESDLNGLEKVNVNGGAIALGHPVGSTGARLITTALHELERRDKEFALITMCAGGALATGTIIQRL; this is encoded by the coding sequence ATGGCCGCGGAACCCGTCATCGTCGAAGCCGTACGCACCCCCATCGGCAAGCGCGGAGGCGCGCTCGCCAATCTGCACCCCTCCTACCTGCTGGGCGAGACCTACCGGGAACTGCTCGGCCGCACGGCCATCCAGCCCGACTGCGTCGAGCAGATCGTCGGCGGCACGGTGACCCACGCCGGCGAGCAGTCCATGAACCCCGCGCGCAACGCCTGGCTCGCGATGGGGCTGCCGTACGAGACCGCCGCCACCACCGTCGACTGCCAGTGCGGCTCCTCGCAGCAGGCGAGCCACATGGTCGCCAACATGATCGCGGCCGGGGTCGTGGACGTCGGCATCTCCTGCGGCGTCGAGGCGATGTCCCGGGTCCCGCTGGGTTCCGGTTCCAAGCACGGACCGGGCAAGCCCTTCCCGGACGAGTGGAACGTCGACCTGCCCAACCAGTTCGAGGCCGCCGAGCGCATCGCCCGCCGGCGGGGCCTCACGCGTGAGCGCGTCGACTCGCTCGGGCTGCTCTCCCAGGAGCGGGCGCAGATCGCGTGGTCCGAGGAGCGGTTCAAACGGGAGACCTTCGCCGTCCAGGTGCCGACGACCGAGGAGGAGCAGGCCGCCGGGCAGGGCATGTGGCGGCTGGTCGACCGCGACGAGGGGCTGCGCGACACCACCATGGAGGGCCTGGCCCGCCTCAAGCCGGTCATGCCGACCGCCGTGCACACCGCCGGCAACTCCTCGCAGATCTCCGACGGCGCCGCCGCGATCATGTGGGCGTCCAAGCGGATGGCGCGGGCCCTGAAGCTGAAGCCGCGCGCCCGGATCGTCGCCCAGGCGCTGGTCGGCTCGGACCCGCACTTCCACCTGGACGGGCCGATCGACGCGACCCGCGCGGTGCTCGGCAAGGCGGGCATGTCGCTGAAGGACATCGACCTCGTCGAGATCAACGAGGCGTTCGCGTCCGTGGTGCTCAGCTGGGCCCAGGAGTTCGAGTCCGACCTGAACGGCCTGGAGAAGGTCAACGTCAACGGCGGCGCGATCGCGCTCGGTCACCCGGTGGGGTCGACCGGGGCGCGGCTGATCACGACGGCGCTGCACGAGCTGGAGCGACGGGACAAGGAGTTCGCGCTCATCACGATGTGCGCGGGCGGGGCACTGGCGACGGGGACGATCATCCAGCGGTTGTGA
- a CDS encoding transglycosylase SLT domain-containing protein, producing the protein MFRSIATRANNRKKTLAVSAAVLLSASGAVLGTTASASAAPTDAKSIAKQIVPASQFASFSKIVEHESGWNPSATNASSGAYGLVQALPASKMASAGSDWKTNPATQIKWGLNYMNERYGSPNGAWAFWQANGWY; encoded by the coding sequence TTGTTCCGCTCCATCGCCACCCGTGCCAACAACCGCAAGAAGACCCTCGCCGTCTCCGCAGCCGTGCTGCTGAGCGCCTCGGGTGCGGTCCTCGGCACGACGGCCTCGGCTTCCGCTGCTCCCACCGACGCGAAGTCGATCGCCAAGCAGATCGTCCCCGCCTCGCAGTTCGCGTCGTTCAGCAAGATCGTGGAGCACGAGTCGGGTTGGAACCCCTCCGCCACCAACGCGTCCAGCGGCGCGTACGGCCTGGTCCAGGCCCTGCCGGCCTCGAAGATGGCCTCGGCGGGCTCCGACTGGAAGACGAACCCGGCCACCCAGATCAAGTGGGGCCTGAACTACATGAACGAGCGCTACGGCAGCCCGAACGGCGCCTGGGCGTTCTGGCAGGCCAACGGCTGGTACTAA
- a CDS encoding ECF transporter S component has protein sequence MSPRPVRLGPRAAAAIALISLLGVMAFGWPLLADADAAVTSHAGDAPWLFAALLPLLVAVVVATVADSGMDAKAVAMLGVLAAVGAALRPLGAGTAGLEPMFFLMVLSGRVLGPGFGFVLGSVTMFASALLTGGVGPWMPFQMLSMAWFTMGAGLLPGSHRLRGRAELLLLAAYGFLAAFAYGAIMNLQGWPIVTGLGSGASFEPEAPVHENLLRFAVYYVTTSLGWDLGRAALTVVLTLTVGGPLLKALRRATRRASFEAQVTFEGPHRPLPGEPPHRTHVTYDVK, from the coding sequence ATGAGCCCCCGCCCGGTCCGTCTCGGCCCCCGCGCCGCCGCCGCCATCGCGCTGATCTCGCTCCTCGGGGTCATGGCCTTCGGCTGGCCGCTCCTCGCCGACGCGGACGCCGCCGTCACCTCGCACGCCGGCGACGCCCCGTGGCTGTTCGCCGCGCTGCTGCCGCTGCTCGTCGCCGTGGTCGTGGCGACCGTCGCCGACAGCGGCATGGACGCCAAGGCCGTCGCAATGCTCGGCGTCCTCGCCGCGGTGGGCGCGGCGCTGCGCCCGCTGGGCGCGGGCACGGCCGGCCTGGAGCCGATGTTCTTCCTGATGGTGCTGAGCGGCCGGGTCCTCGGCCCGGGCTTCGGCTTCGTCCTCGGCTCGGTGACGATGTTCGCGTCCGCCCTGCTCACCGGCGGTGTGGGCCCGTGGATGCCGTTCCAGATGCTCTCGATGGCCTGGTTCACGATGGGCGCGGGCCTCCTCCCGGGCTCTCACAGGCTCCGCGGCCGCGCCGAGCTGCTGCTCCTCGCCGCGTACGGCTTCCTCGCCGCGTTCGCGTACGGCGCGATCATGAATCTGCAGGGCTGGCCCATCGTGACCGGCCTCGGCTCGGGCGCCTCCTTCGAACCGGAGGCCCCGGTCCACGAGAACCTGCTCCGCTTCGCGGTCTATTACGTGACGACGTCCCTCGGCTGGGACCTGGGCCGCGCCGCCCTGACCGTCGTCCTCACCCTCACCGTCGGCGGACCGCTCCTGAAGGCCCTCCGCCGGGCCACACGACGCGCGAGCTTCGAGGCCCAGGTCACATTCGAGGGCCCTCACAGGCCCCTTCCCGGTGAGCCGCCCCACAGGACCCACGTCACATACGACGTGAAATAG
- a CDS encoding ABC transporter ATP-binding protein yields the protein MIVFENVEVAYEEDGGKPTLSGVDLTVPEGELVLLVGPSGVGKSTLLGTVSGLVPHFTGGTLRGRVTVAGRDTRTHKPRELADVVGTVGQDPPAHFVTDTVEDELAYGMESLGLAPAVMRRRVEETLDLLGLAELRDRPIATLSGGQQQRVAIGSVLTTHPKVLVLDEPTSALDPGAAEEVLAVLQRLVHDLGTTVLMAEHRLERVVQYADRVILLPGRGAAPVMDTPEAIMATSPVHPPVVALGRAAGWSPLPLTVRDARRAAGPLRARLLGRTPGTHVPDPPERPGAGGAPAGAGTAAGQVATPARTGGEATGPSGRAGGTPGRPAGSGGAAAEPTRGGGPQAAAEPLMSTAGTGRGGGLLPFRRRPAAPVTPHDALVDVRALGVRRGRVEALRRVDLTVRAGETVALMGRNGAGKSTLLGSLVGMVEPTSGSVLVAGHTPHRADPRELIRHVGLVPQEPRDLLYADTVAAECAAADTDAAAAPGTCRDLVSALLPGVTDDIHPRDLSEGQRLALALALVLTARPPLLLLDEPTRGLDYAAKARLVDVLRALAADGHAIVLATHDVELVAELAHRVAILAGGEIVADGPTAEVVVSSPAFAPQVAKILSPEPWLTVAQVQEALQR from the coding sequence GTGATCGTCTTCGAGAACGTCGAGGTGGCGTACGAGGAGGACGGCGGGAAGCCGACCTTGAGCGGGGTGGACCTGACCGTCCCCGAGGGCGAACTGGTCCTGCTGGTGGGCCCGTCGGGAGTCGGCAAGTCGACTCTCCTGGGCACCGTGTCGGGTCTGGTCCCGCACTTCACGGGAGGGACGCTGCGGGGCCGGGTGACGGTCGCGGGGCGGGACACCCGTACGCACAAGCCGCGCGAACTGGCAGACGTGGTCGGCACGGTGGGCCAGGACCCGCCCGCGCACTTCGTCACGGACACGGTCGAGGACGAGCTGGCGTACGGCATGGAGAGCCTGGGGCTCGCCCCGGCGGTGATGCGGCGCCGGGTCGAGGAGACGCTGGACCTCCTGGGCCTGGCGGAGCTGCGCGACCGCCCGATCGCGACGCTGTCCGGGGGCCAGCAGCAGCGGGTCGCGATCGGCTCGGTCCTGACCACGCACCCGAAGGTGCTGGTCCTCGACGAGCCGACGTCCGCGCTGGACCCGGGCGCGGCGGAGGAGGTCCTCGCGGTCCTGCAGCGCCTGGTACACGACCTGGGCACGACGGTCCTGATGGCGGAGCACCGCCTGGAACGGGTCGTCCAGTACGCGGACCGCGTGATCCTGCTCCCCGGCCGGGGCGCGGCGCCGGTGATGGACACCCCCGAAGCGATCATGGCGACCTCCCCGGTCCACCCCCCGGTGGTGGCCCTGGGCCGCGCGGCGGGCTGGAGCCCGCTGCCCCTGACCGTGCGGGACGCCCGCCGCGCCGCCGGCCCCTTGCGGGCCCGCTTGCTGGGCCGAACCCCGGGGACTCACGTCCCCGACCCCCCGGAAAGGCCCGGGGCGGGCGGCGCACCTGCAGGCGCCGGAACGGCCGCCGGGCAGGTGGCCACGCCGGCCCGTACCGGGGGCGAGGCAACCGGGCCGTCGGGCCGCGCGGGCGGGACGCCCGGGCGCCCGGCGGGGTCCGGAGGCGCAGCCGCCGAACCGACGCGCGGCGGCGGGCCGCAGGCCGCGGCAGAGCCTCTGATGAGTACGGCCGGGACGGGGCGGGGTGGGGGACTCCTCCCGTTCCGGCGGCGCCCCGCCGCCCCCGTCACCCCCCACGACGCGCTCGTCGACGTCCGCGCCCTCGGCGTGCGCCGCGGCCGGGTCGAGGCGCTGCGGCGGGTCGATCTGACCGTCCGCGCCGGGGAGACCGTCGCGCTCATGGGGCGCAACGGGGCCGGGAAGTCCACGCTGCTCGGCAGCCTCGTCGGGATGGTCGAGCCGACCTCCGGCAGCGTGCTCGTCGCGGGGCACACCCCGCACCGCGCCGACCCCCGCGAGCTGATCCGGCACGTCGGGCTCGTCCCGCAGGAGCCCCGCGACCTGCTGTACGCGGACACCGTCGCCGCCGAGTGCGCCGCCGCCGACACGGACGCGGCGGCGGCCCCCGGCACCTGCCGCGACCTCGTCTCCGCCCTGCTCCCCGGCGTCACCGACGACATCCACCCCCGCGACCTCTCCGAGGGCCAGCGCCTGGCCCTCGCGCTGGCCCTCGTCCTCACCGCCCGCCCGCCGCTGCTCCTCCTCGACGAGCCGACCCGCGGTCTCGACTACGCCGCGAAGGCCCGCCTCGTCGACGTGCTGCGCGCCCTCGCCGCCGACGGCCACGCGATCGTGCTGGCCACCCATGACGTCGAGCTGGTCGCCGAGCTCGCGCACCGGGTGGCGATCCTGGCCGGCGGCGAGATCGTCGCGGACGGCCCGACCGCCGAGGTCGTGGTCTCCTCTCCGGCCTTCGCGCCCCAGGTCGCGAAGATCCTCTCCCCGGAGCCCTGGCTCACGGTCGCCCAGGTGCAGGAGGCCCTTCAGCGATGA
- a CDS encoding energy-coupling factor transporter transmembrane protein EcfT, producing MRSSVVESIRAPEATRSNALHAGAWWLWALGLATAASRTTNPLLLGLIVGVAGYVVAARRTDAPWSRSYGAFVKLGLVVVAARLVFTVVLGSSIPGTEVLFTLPELPLPQWAQGVRIGGRVTAEQVVFALYEGAKLATLLICVGAANALANPARLLKSLPGALYEAGVAVVVAMTFAPNMVADVARLRTARRLRGRSPGGVRAVLQIGLPVLEGALERSIAVAASMDARGYGRTAQVPAAVRRTTNVLTLGGLLGVCAGTYGLLAAEGASYGLPLLLLGLAAAVAGLRLGGRRAARTRYRPDRWGVRAWLAAGSGVAVAGLMIWANGYAPEALHPGVVPLVWPQLPVWPALSVLPGLLPAWVAPVPKESL from the coding sequence ATGAGATCTTCCGTCGTGGAGTCGATCCGCGCGCCTGAGGCGACCCGTTCCAACGCGCTGCACGCCGGCGCGTGGTGGCTGTGGGCCCTGGGCCTGGCGACGGCCGCGTCCCGGACGACGAACCCGCTGCTCCTCGGCCTGATCGTCGGGGTGGCGGGCTATGTGGTCGCGGCCCGCCGCACCGACGCGCCCTGGTCGCGCTCGTACGGGGCGTTCGTGAAGCTGGGCCTGGTCGTGGTGGCCGCGCGGCTGGTGTTCACGGTGGTCCTCGGCTCGTCGATCCCGGGCACGGAGGTGCTGTTCACGCTGCCGGAGCTGCCGTTGCCGCAGTGGGCGCAGGGAGTACGGATCGGGGGCCGGGTCACCGCCGAGCAGGTGGTGTTCGCGCTGTACGAGGGCGCGAAGCTGGCGACGCTGCTGATCTGCGTGGGCGCGGCGAACGCGCTGGCGAACCCGGCGCGGCTGCTGAAGTCGCTGCCGGGCGCGCTGTACGAGGCGGGGGTGGCGGTCGTCGTCGCGATGACGTTCGCGCCGAACATGGTCGCCGATGTGGCCCGGCTGCGGACCGCGCGGCGGCTGCGCGGCCGGTCGCCGGGCGGGGTGCGGGCGGTGCTGCAGATCGGGCTGCCGGTCCTGGAGGGCGCGCTGGAGCGGTCGATCGCGGTCGCGGCATCGATGGACGCGCGGGGGTACGGCCGTACGGCGCAGGTTCCGGCGGCGGTCCGGCGGACGACCAATGTGCTGACGCTGGGCGGGCTGCTCGGGGTGTGCGCGGGTACGTACGGGCTGCTGGCGGCCGAAGGCGCTTCGTACGGGCTGCCGCTGTTGCTCCTCGGGCTAGCGGCGGCGGTGGCCGGGCTGCGGCTCGGCGGCAGGCGCGCGGCGCGGACCCGGTACCGGCCGGACCGGTGGGGGGTGCGGGCCTGGCTGGCCGCCGGATCGGGCGTGGCGGTGGCCGGGCTGATGATCTGGGCGAACGGGTACGCGCCCGAGGCGCTGCATCCCGGGGTGGTCCCGCTGGTGTGGCCGCAGTTGCCGGTGTGGCCGGCGTTGTCCGTACTGCCGGGGTTGTTGCCGGCGTGGGTGGCCCCGGTGCCGAAGGAGTCGTTGTGA
- a CDS encoding SCO2322 family protein, translated as MRGRLGAAVTAVLLTLLAAAPAQAAGYRYWSFWDGAAGKWAYATQGPATARPADGDVNGFRFALSVDSADAARPRTAPDFAKVCADTPPKAGTKRVAVVIDFGTPEDAADGGTPPEQRTGCARIGPDGTSAEALAAVAKPLRYNSAALLCGISGYPRTGCGEQVEVPAKTAGKPTSKPSAAGKDADSGPSVGVVAGGAAVLALGAAGLWQARRRRG; from the coding sequence GTGAGGGGCCGACTGGGCGCCGCCGTCACGGCGGTCCTGCTGACGCTGCTCGCCGCCGCGCCCGCGCAGGCGGCCGGGTACCGCTACTGGTCGTTCTGGGACGGCGCCGCGGGAAAGTGGGCGTACGCCACGCAGGGCCCGGCGACCGCCCGCCCCGCGGACGGCGACGTCAACGGCTTCCGGTTCGCGCTCAGCGTGGACTCCGCCGACGCGGCGCGGCCGCGCACCGCCCCGGACTTCGCGAAGGTCTGCGCGGACACGCCCCCGAAGGCGGGTACGAAGCGGGTCGCGGTCGTCATCGACTTCGGCACGCCCGAGGACGCCGCGGACGGCGGCACGCCGCCGGAGCAGCGCACCGGCTGCGCGCGGATCGGCCCGGACGGGACGAGCGCGGAGGCGCTGGCGGCGGTGGCGAAGCCGCTGCGGTACAACAGCGCGGCGCTGCTGTGCGGGATCTCGGGGTACCCGAGGACGGGCTGCGGGGAGCAGGTGGAGGTCCCGGCGAAGACGGCGGGCAAGCCGACGTCGAAGCCCTCGGCGGCCGGGAAGGACGCGGACTCCGGGCCGTCGGTCGGCGTCGTGGCGGGCGGGGCGGCCGTACTGGCCCTCGGTGCGGCCGGGCTGTGGCAGGCGCGCCGCCGACGCGGCTGA
- a CDS encoding prenyltransferase/squalene oxidase repeat-containing protein, with the protein MTTVRRAAAALAATAVLCTAGAGIAAPAASAAPSPAPSPVIPSGLYGVNDPTYDGVWRQSLAFIAQHSVGIKPAQVSVDWLMGQQCESGAFTSYRPDPAKNCDPATMLDTNATAVALQALSGTERPKVAEGGATDAVTQAVKSASGWLKSAQNPDGGWGYNPGSPSDANSTSIVIGALAASGEKPGAVKSTTGRTPYDALLTFALPCSDKAGPGAFAYQPDKSGKLFANADATAAAALAGLGKGILAGNVQPQQNPSCEDKTPQTIDRAALNGASYLAAALEKTGHLLSPPMPGATDPAEQPDFGNTADAVVALGASGHTQQATGALTWLEKNAPAWAKTNGPAAYAQLIFAAKAMGADPHKFGGTDLVEGLNATGPAPQGPETTGNHAEDEGSFNIWWIIGIGTVVGVGIGFLLSGRKK; encoded by the coding sequence ATGACCACCGTCCGCCGCGCCGCCGCGGCGCTCGCCGCCACCGCCGTGCTCTGCACCGCCGGTGCCGGGATCGCCGCCCCCGCCGCGTCCGCCGCGCCCTCTCCCGCCCCGTCCCCGGTGATCCCGTCCGGCCTGTACGGCGTGAACGACCCCACCTACGACGGCGTCTGGCGCCAGTCGCTCGCGTTCATCGCGCAGCACTCGGTCGGCATCAAGCCCGCCCAGGTGTCCGTGGACTGGCTGATGGGCCAGCAGTGCGAGAGCGGCGCGTTCACCTCGTACCGGCCCGACCCGGCCAAGAACTGCGACCCGGCCACCATGCTGGACACCAACGCCACGGCCGTCGCGCTCCAGGCGCTGTCCGGCACCGAGCGGCCGAAGGTCGCCGAGGGCGGCGCCACGGACGCGGTCACCCAGGCCGTCAAGTCGGCCTCCGGCTGGCTGAAGAGCGCCCAGAACCCGGACGGCGGCTGGGGGTACAACCCCGGCAGCCCCAGCGACGCCAACTCCACCTCGATCGTCATCGGGGCGCTCGCCGCGAGCGGCGAGAAGCCCGGCGCGGTGAAGTCGACGACGGGCAGGACCCCGTACGACGCGCTGCTCACCTTCGCGCTGCCCTGCTCCGACAAGGCCGGGCCGGGCGCGTTCGCGTACCAGCCGGACAAGTCCGGCAAGCTGTTCGCCAATGCCGACGCGACGGCCGCCGCCGCGCTGGCCGGCCTCGGCAAGGGCATCCTCGCCGGCAACGTGCAGCCGCAGCAGAACCCGAGCTGCGAGGACAAGACCCCGCAGACCATCGACCGGGCCGCGCTCAACGGCGCCTCCTACCTGGCCGCCGCGCTGGAGAAGACCGGCCACCTCCTCAGCCCGCCGATGCCCGGCGCGACCGACCCGGCCGAGCAGCCCGACTTCGGCAACACCGCCGACGCGGTCGTCGCGCTGGGCGCGTCCGGCCACACCCAGCAGGCCACCGGCGCGCTCACCTGGCTGGAGAAGAACGCCCCCGCGTGGGCGAAGACCAACGGACCGGCCGCGTACGCGCAGCTGATCTTCGCGGCGAAGGCGATGGGCGCGGACCCGCACAAGTTCGGCGGCACCGACCTCGTCGAGGGCCTCAACGCGACCGGCCCGGCGCCGCAGGGTCCGGAGACGACCGGCAACCACGCCGAGGACGAGGGCTCGTTCAACATCTGGTGGATCATCGGCATCGGCACGGTCGTCGGCGTCGGCATCGGGTTCCTGCTGAGCGGGCGCAAGAAGTGA
- a CDS encoding MBL fold metallo-hydrolase has product MTRVTEHGGGVWSIRVPIPDNPLGHTLVHLLDTDRGPVLIDTGWDDPASWDELTGGLAELGTSVPEIHGVVITHHHPDHHGLSERVREESGAWIAMHAADAAVVRRTRSSEPGEWLDYLARKLAAVGAPEEHTAPLLAARAAGGRMRTLPGLRSALPDREIVPGELLDLAGRRLRGIWTPGHTPGHVCLHLEEEHPANLPGRGRLFSGDHLLPGISPHIGLYEDPDDATVTDPLGDYLDSLERIGRLGVAEVLPAHQHAFTDAAGRVRELLDHHEERLTGLLGLLATPLTPWQLAERMEWNRPWEQIPYGSRNIAVSEAEAHLRRLVKLGRAEAVPGTEPVAYAAV; this is encoded by the coding sequence ATGACCCGAGTGACCGAGCATGGCGGCGGCGTCTGGTCCATCCGGGTGCCGATCCCCGACAATCCGCTCGGCCACACGCTCGTCCATCTCCTCGACACGGACCGCGGCCCCGTCCTGATCGACACCGGCTGGGACGACCCCGCCTCCTGGGACGAACTCACCGGCGGGCTCGCGGAGCTCGGCACGTCCGTGCCCGAGATCCACGGCGTCGTCATCACCCACCACCACCCCGACCACCACGGCCTCTCGGAGCGGGTCCGGGAGGAGTCCGGGGCCTGGATCGCCATGCACGCCGCCGACGCCGCCGTCGTCCGGCGTACCCGCTCGTCCGAGCCGGGCGAGTGGCTCGACTACCTCGCGCGCAAGCTGGCCGCCGTCGGCGCGCCCGAGGAGCACACCGCGCCCCTGCTCGCGGCCCGCGCCGCCGGCGGGCGGATGCGGACCCTGCCCGGGCTGCGCTCCGCCCTGCCCGACCGGGAGATCGTCCCCGGCGAACTGCTCGACCTCGCGGGGCGGCGGCTGCGCGGCATCTGGACGCCCGGTCACACCCCCGGGCACGTCTGCCTGCACCTGGAGGAGGAGCACCCGGCGAACCTGCCCGGCCGCGGCCGGCTCTTCTCCGGCGACCACCTGCTGCCCGGGATCAGCCCGCACATCGGCCTGTACGAGGACCCTGACGACGCGACCGTCACCGATCCCCTCGGCGACTACCTCGACTCCCTGGAGCGGATCGGCCGGCTGGGCGTCGCCGAGGTGCTCCCGGCCCACCAGCACGCCTTCACCGACGCCGCCGGGCGCGTACGGGAACTGCTCGACCACCACGAGGAGCGGCTGACCGGACTCCTCGGACTCCTTGCGACGCCACTGACACCGTGGCAGCTCGCCGAGCGGATGGAGTGGAACCGGCCGTGGGAGCAGATCCCCTACGGCTCCCGGAACATCGCCGTCAGCGAGGCGGAGGCGCACCTGCGACGGCTCGTGAAGCTGGGGCGCGCGGAGGCGGTGCCGGGGACGGAGCCGGTGGCGTACGCGGCAGTGTGA